One region of Rubinisphaera margarita genomic DNA includes:
- a CDS encoding 3-oxoacyl-ACP synthase III: protein MRFQNVCLEAVGYVLPEERVTSQQIEEQLRDVYERLSLPEGRLELMTGIEERRFFPPGSKPGPISAVAARMAIEASGLPVEQFGALIHGSVCRDQMEPATANLVHYRAGLPSSALVLDVSNACLGILNGAVILAQMIELGQIRAGVVVGSELGRELVEGTIDSLKNDPGLTRQSIKPAFASLTIGSGSAALVLCHRELSQNGTHLVGGALRSDTSAHLLCAGGVEDKHGDNRPRMETDSEALLHAGIKLARETWEQTKQTLEWTDASVARVFTHQVGKAHRKLLLEGLRLPETSDHPIHDRFGNMGAAALPLSLGMGIEAGVIPSESQAALLGIGSGLNSLMLGLNWQKGAVKGTVWNGAE from the coding sequence ATGCGGTTTCAGAACGTCTGTCTCGAAGCGGTGGGATACGTGTTACCCGAAGAACGGGTGACTTCTCAGCAGATCGAGGAACAACTCAGGGATGTCTATGAGCGTCTCAGCCTGCCGGAAGGGCGGCTGGAGCTGATGACGGGTATCGAGGAGCGTCGCTTCTTTCCTCCGGGCAGCAAACCGGGGCCGATTAGCGCCGTCGCGGCACGGATGGCAATAGAGGCTTCCGGGTTGCCAGTCGAGCAGTTCGGAGCCTTGATTCACGGCTCGGTCTGTCGCGATCAGATGGAACCGGCGACGGCGAATCTCGTTCATTACCGAGCCGGTCTTCCCAGTTCCGCACTCGTTCTGGACGTGAGTAACGCCTGCCTGGGAATCCTGAACGGAGCAGTGATTCTGGCCCAGATGATCGAACTCGGTCAAATTCGGGCTGGCGTGGTGGTCGGCTCGGAACTCGGACGGGAACTGGTCGAAGGGACGATCGACTCACTGAAGAATGATCCCGGCCTGACGCGACAGTCGATCAAACCGGCCTTTGCTTCGTTGACGATCGGTTCCGGCTCGGCTGCTCTGGTGCTCTGCCATCGGGAGCTGAGTCAAAATGGGACCCATCTGGTCGGAGGGGCCCTGCGGTCTGATACCAGTGCTCACCTTCTCTGTGCCGGGGGTGTCGAGGACAAACACGGCGACAATCGGCCCCGCATGGAGACCGACTCCGAAGCACTGCTGCATGCGGGGATCAAACTCGCTCGCGAAACCTGGGAGCAAACCAAACAGACGCTGGAATGGACCGATGCGAGTGTCGCCCGAGTCTTCACGCATCAGGTGGGGAAAGCCCATCGGAAGCTCCTTCTCGAAGGGCTGCGCCTGCCGGAAACCAGCGATCATCCCATTCACGACCGCTTCGGGAACATGGGAGCAGCCGCGTTGCCACTTTCGCTGGGCATGGGCATCGAAGCCGGCGTCATTCCTTCAGAAAGTCAGGCGGCGTTGCTCGGCATTGGCAGCGGCTTGAACTCGCTGATGCTGGGGCTCAACTGGCAAAAAGGAGCCGTCAAAGGTACCGTGTGGAACGGAGCCGAGTGA
- the dnaX gene encoding DNA polymerase III subunit gamma/tau: protein MSTQQPAYTVLARRYRPQSFGDVVGQQHVAQALKNAILADRVAHAYLFTGARGVGKTSMARILAKALNCPNAEKGEPCNQCEMCHAIATGGDVDVMEIDGASNRGIDDIRALRANVGIRSMRTRIKMYIIDEVHMLTKEAFNALLKTLEEPPPNVKFVFCTTEPQKVPDTILSRCQRFDFSSIETHAIAQRLAEIADREGVSVTAEAIDLVARRAGGSMRDSQSLFDQLLAFGGVEISAADVNQLLGTAGDERLLSIIDAIRRGDRAAILGEVDDAIHAGVQLGNLLDQLVNVYRDLMIVKCGAESVELLGVGPSQKPRLLEVAESLGLQTITTAMQILSETKSRLSRVPHVRALLDLALVRLSMLEDVESLSQLVTELRSRPAGTVLNVGAARPAAADPPQKKNPEVSPPADSYGAPPVIEVGDEPSVADEPAPVAQSEAEQITFTEANRERIWRELLSRVDPTVANFMRQATRTAVVSSTILEVVFAPRGQFARDMAQKPDQMRKLETCLQQITGDAIHVRLVIDESLAGPSTSREKPGAAAAIVKHEFVKQAETIFNATVGHTDRIRKS, encoded by the coding sequence ATGTCGACACAACAGCCAGCCTATACCGTTCTGGCACGCAGATACCGCCCGCAATCGTTCGGCGATGTCGTCGGCCAGCAGCACGTCGCCCAGGCCCTGAAAAATGCCATTCTCGCCGACCGAGTCGCACACGCTTACCTGTTTACGGGAGCCCGAGGCGTCGGAAAGACGTCAATGGCCCGTATTCTGGCCAAGGCGCTGAACTGCCCGAACGCTGAAAAAGGCGAACCGTGTAATCAGTGTGAAATGTGTCATGCGATTGCCACCGGCGGCGATGTCGACGTCATGGAAATCGATGGGGCGTCCAACCGCGGGATCGATGACATTCGCGCCCTGCGGGCCAATGTCGGCATCCGCTCGATGCGGACCCGGATCAAGATGTATATCATCGACGAAGTCCACATGCTGACCAAGGAGGCGTTCAACGCGCTGCTCAAGACACTCGAAGAGCCGCCGCCAAACGTGAAGTTCGTCTTCTGTACGACCGAGCCGCAGAAGGTTCCCGATACAATTCTCTCACGCTGTCAGCGGTTCGATTTCTCCAGCATTGAGACACACGCCATTGCCCAGCGGCTGGCCGAGATCGCGGATCGGGAAGGCGTTTCGGTAACAGCCGAAGCCATCGATCTGGTGGCCCGCAGAGCAGGGGGCTCGATGCGGGACAGTCAGTCGCTGTTTGACCAGCTGCTCGCGTTCGGCGGAGTGGAGATCTCAGCTGCGGACGTCAACCAGCTTCTCGGGACCGCAGGCGATGAGCGGCTGCTGTCGATCATCGATGCGATTCGTCGCGGCGATCGAGCCGCCATCCTTGGTGAGGTCGATGACGCCATTCACGCCGGCGTCCAGCTCGGGAACCTCCTTGATCAGCTGGTCAACGTCTATCGCGATCTGATGATCGTCAAGTGTGGAGCCGAATCGGTCGAACTCCTCGGCGTGGGTCCGTCCCAGAAACCCCGTCTGCTGGAAGTTGCGGAGAGCCTTGGCCTGCAGACGATCACGACGGCAATGCAGATTCTGTCTGAAACAAAATCTCGTCTCAGTCGGGTGCCGCATGTGCGGGCTCTGCTCGATCTGGCTCTCGTTCGGCTGTCGATGCTTGAAGACGTCGAAAGCCTCAGTCAACTTGTGACCGAACTTCGCAGCCGCCCCGCCGGAACGGTTTTGAACGTTGGAGCGGCTCGTCCAGCCGCTGCAGATCCGCCGCAAAAAAAAAATCCTGAAGTAAGCCCACCGGCTGACAGTTATGGCGCTCCACCCGTTATCGAGGTCGGCGACGAGCCGTCGGTTGCAGACGAACCGGCTCCAGTTGCCCAGTCGGAAGCGGAGCAGATCACATTCACCGAAGCCAATCGCGAACGGATCTGGCGGGAACTGTTAAGTCGCGTCGATCCGACGGTCGCCAACTTCATGCGGCAGGCGACGAGGACGGCCGTGGTTTCATCCACAATATTGGAAGTCGTGTTTGCTCCCCGGGGGCAGTTCGCACGCGATATGGCTCAGAAACCCGATCAGATGCGAAAACTCGAGACCTGCCTGCAGCAGATCACCGGGGACGCGATTCATGTGCGGCTCGTCATCGACGAATCCCTCGCGGGGCCATCGACATCGAGAGAGAAGCCAGGAGCTGCCGCGGCCATCGTGAAGCACGAATTTGTCAAGCAGGCCGAAACCATTTTCAACGCGACGGTCGGTCATACCGATCGGATCCGAAAAAGTTGA
- a CDS encoding YbaB/EbfC family nucleoid-associated protein: MFKGLSNIAGMMKQAQEMQAKMTEVQESLKDLQVSGEAGGGMVKVIANGQQEIISCQIEPTLLESGDREVLEDLFVSAANAALANAKEAASEKMSEVTQGLNIPGLQDALSNFGK, translated from the coding sequence ATGTTCAAAGGACTCTCCAATATCGCCGGCATGATGAAGCAGGCTCAGGAAATGCAGGCCAAAATGACCGAAGTGCAGGAGTCGCTCAAGGACCTGCAGGTTTCCGGAGAAGCCGGCGGGGGTATGGTTAAGGTCATCGCCAACGGGCAGCAGGAGATCATCAGCTGCCAGATCGAACCGACGCTGCTGGAGTCGGGGGACCGCGAGGTTCTGGAAGACCTGTTCGTCTCCGCTGCCAATGCCGCACTGGCAAACGCTAAAGAAGCGGCTTCGGAGAAGATGTCGGAAGTCACACAGGGCCTGAACATTCCCGGCCTGCAGGACGCGCTCTCGAACTTTGGAAAGTGA